GGCGCACAAATTGCCGTATTCGCTGTACAGGACATGTTGCTGTTTTTCCTAACATGGGAATTAGAGCTAATCCCTGTCTACCTCTTGCTATCAATCTGGGGGGGCTATAAGCGCCTATATGCCGCCACAAAGTTTATTCTTTACACTGCGATCGGTTCACTGTTTATCCTTGTGGCTGGTTTGGCGATGGCATTTTATGGCGACACCGTTACCTTTGATATGGCGGCACTTGCTCATAAAAACTATCCTCTTACCTTCCAACTGCTAGCCTACGGTGCATTCTTGATTTCCTATGGGGTCAAGTTACCGATTTTTCCTTTGCATACATGGCTACCTGATGCTCATGGTGAAGCAACAGCACCAGTTCACATGCTGCTCGCTGGCATTTTGCTAAAAATGGGTGGTTATGCTCTGATGCGGATGAATGCGGGCATGTTACCTGAAGCCCATGCTTACTTTGCCCCGATCCTAGTAATTCTGGGGATTGTGAATATTATTTATGCGGCGCTTACCTCTTTTGCTCAGCGCAGTCTCAAACGCAAAATTGCATATTCTTCGATCTCACACATGGGATTTGTTTTGATCGGTTTAGCCTCATTTACCGATCTTGGTACTAGCGGTGCAATGTTGCAAATGATTTCGCATGGACTAATTGGCGCGAGCTTATTTTTCCTAGTCGGCGCAACTTACGATCGCACTCATACTTTGATCCTTGATGAAATGGGCGGTGTCGGTCAGCAGATGCCAAAAATCTTTGCGATGTTTACCACTTGCTCTCTTGCGTCTCTAGCTTTGCCAGGGATGAGTGGTTTTGTGGCGGAGGTGATGATTTTTGTCGGTTTTGCCACTAGCGATGCCTATAGCGGCACGTTTAAAGTTATTGCTCTATTGCTGATGGCAGTGGGTGTGATTTTAACTCCCGTATATTTACTTTCAATGCTGCGTGAAATTTTCTACGGTAAAGAAAACACTGAACTTACATCCCATCAAAATTTAGTGGATGCAGAACCTCGTGAAGTATTCATCATCACTTGTCTGTTGATTCCAATTATTGGGATTGGCTTCTATCCCAAAATCGTGACTCAAATCTATGATTCGACTACGACTCAGTTAGCGACAACTCTACGTAATGCGGTTCCTGCCCTAGCTAATAAACGTGATAACAAACGTTTGGCAAGTCTACAGGCTCAAGCTGCACCAAGTTTAAGCAAATAGAAAAAGAAGGCTCGCTAAGCGAGCCTTCTTTTTTTTGTATAAGAGGCGGCGAAAAGCGCCGCCTCTTATACAAATTCACAAAAGTGTGGCAACACTTTCGTGAATTAAAAGCCAAACCCAGTAAGGGTTTTAAAAGCACAAAATGGCTACGCCATTTTGTGCTTTAGTATTACTCTTTAATTTTTTGAAAGAAGTCTCGCTTAGCGAGGCTTCTTCTATTTTGCGAGAGGCGGCGCGAAGCGCCACCTATTGTCTTTTGGGTTTTGAGTAGCTTTTTGTCAAGCATTGCTAAAAACCAAGATAAAATCTTAATTTAGTTGCAGCAATTTATTTTAAAATCCCGATCGCATGATTTTCCCTGAGTATTCTGACTTTATTGAGCTTGCTAAGCAGGGCAACTTTGTACCTGTGTATATGGAACTGGTTGCGGATCTTGATACGCCTGTTTCGGCTTGGTATCGTGTATGTCAAGGTCAACCCTATAGCTTTTTATTAGAGTCAGTCGAGGGCGGCGAGAGACTTGGGCGTTATAGTTTACTGGGCTGCGATCCACTATGGGTATTAGAAGCTAGAGGCGATCGCACCACACAGACATTTCGTGATGGCACGATGAAAGAGTTTGTTGGGAACCCGTTTCAGCATTTAAATAATTGCCTTGCATCGATTAAACCTGTGCATTTACCTGAGTTGCCGCCGAGTTTGGGTGGATTGTTTGGTTATTGGGGATATGAATTAATTAATTGGATCGAGCCAAAAGTACCTGTTTATTCTTGCCATGAGGGGGATACTCCTGACGGTGTATGGATGCAGGTAGATAGTTTGCTGGTATTCGATCAGGTCAAGCGCAAGATTTGGGCGATCGCCTATGCGGATTTGAGTAACGGTGAGTCTCCTGAAACTGCGTATAAATCGGCTTGCGATCGCTTGAAGGTGTTGGTGGATAAACTGCGATCGCCACTAGATCGCCAAAAAACCGCAATTACTTGGACAAATCCGCGCTTGCAGCCACCTGTAAGTTATACGAGCAATGTCACCCGTGAGAAGTTTTGCAAAGCTGTAGAACAGGGCAAGGAGCATATTAAGGCTGGAGATGTTTTTCAAGTCGTCCTTTCGCAACGACTAACAACAGAGTTTAAGGGTGAGCCATTTAGTTTGTATCGCTCTTTGCGCGTGGTCAACCCTTCGCCTTATATGGCATTTTTTAACTTTAAGGATTGGCAGCTAATTGGCTCTAGTCCTGAGATCATGGTCAAGGCGGAAGTGATCGATGGAATCTCACGCACAGTTTTACGCCCGATCGCAGGGACAAGACCTAGAGGTGCGACACCTGCGGAAGATGCAGAACTTGCAAAGGATTTGCTAGCTGATCCAAAGGAAGTTGCTGAACATGTGATGCTGGTGGATTTAGGCAGAAACGATCTTGGTCGTGTCTGTAAAAGTGGCACGGTGAAAGTCGATGAGTTAATGTCCATTGAGCTTTATTCCCATGTAATGCACATTGTCAGCAATGTCGTCGGAGAGATTCGTCCAGAGAAAACGGCTTGGGATTTACTTCAGGCCTGCTTCCCTGCGGGGACAGTGAGCGGTGCGCCAAAAATTCGAGCGATGGATATCATTCATAACTTGGAAGGCGATCGCAGAGGAACCTATGCTGGAGCCTATGGTTACTATGATTTTGAAGGTCAGCTAAACACCGCCATCACAATTCGGACAATGGTGACGAAGGATGGAACTGCAAGCGTTCAGGCGGGTGCTGGTGTGGTTGCCGATTCTGATCCTGAGAAGGAATATCAAGAAACCTTGAATAAAGCAAAGGGAATGTTGGAGTCTCTGCGCTGTTTGGGATAGTGAATAAATGAGAATGCGATCGCTCAAATCTATTAGTTGAGATTAATGGCGATCGCATTTATCCGATGCAATTAATGGCAAAACATCCAGTTTTGTTGAGGTAAAATCAAATCATCTAAGTTTGGAATAAGCATAAATCTAGCATCATGACCTTTGAAGAAATGCAAGCTGTTATTGCAGGTATGTTGCAAGTACAGCGAAATTTACAAGAAAGCCAACTTCGCGATCGCGAAGATATTTTGCTATTGCGCGAGGATATCTTGCTATTGGTTGAGCAAACTAAACAGGTTTCGAGCGTTCAGCGCAATTTACAAGAGAGTCAAATACGCGATCGTGAAGATATAGAACTATTACTTGAGAAGTCTCGGCAGCAGGAAAGAATGGTCGATCGCTTAGTTGGCTATAGTATTTCGTTTGAGTCTGACAAGATGGATTTAGAGCAGAGACTAACGGAACTAGAACGCAAAAGAGCAGAAAGAGATAAATAGCGAACACTAAATTTATCTCTTTGATGATTAGCGATCGCTGTTTGTAACATGGCTTAATCAACTCTTGCGGATATAACTATGATTTTAATAAGCGATCGTTTAAATCTATCTTCGGTTGAGAGTAAAGGATTGATCATTATCATTAACATAAAGCTAGAGTTTCATAGTCTCAACATACCAATCTTGAATTGATAAACCTGCTGTTTCAATTGCTCTATGACAAAGGCTATAGATATTTTTAGCTGAAAAGTTGGATTCAAAGTAAACACCATTTTTCAATTGTCTTGGACTTCTAAAAGTCGTTTGCTCCCATGCTAACAAACGAGGAAATTGTTCCATAATTTCTTTGAAATGCTCTGGCTCAAGATCTGCTAGTAAATTAAGTGTGGTTTCTAGAACCTCACGCCAGCTTTTTACAGAATATTCTTCTCCAAACATACGAAGCAACTTAGGAGTACTTCCCGTTATATAGCTTTTTTTATCTTGCTGAAGAGAATCATCTCCAAAGTATTGCCATATATTTATGATTGAATCTGCTAATTTCTCAGCTCTAAATTCAATATCTTCTCTGCGCCATGTGTTTAGATTTTGGAAGTACGAATTTAATTCTAAATGACTATTTTGATATTCTTTTTTCTTGGTTAGAAAATCAGAATTAGAAAGTTCACCATTGTAAGCTGTAAGAGTCAAATTGCCAATTGTATGAATGAATAAATCATAGGTAATTTGCCAGTCCTGCCCTAGTCTATCTTTCCAAACATCACTTAAGGTTTGAGGCATAATATGTTCAATCGTCAGGTTGTCGAAACTAACTTGCTCTCTATGCCTGAAAGATTCTTCAAGTGATTCTAGGATAAGCTTTGCCTTTTCAGTACGATTGCTGCCATACATTTTTACATCTAGCAGTCTTTCTCTAAATTCCGCGTCCTTTGGATAGTCTTTAGTCTGCAAAACTATTTTAACTCTCTCAACAAATGAGTCAGATGCAATATCAACCTCTTTGGCAACTTGTGAATATAATAATGCAAAGATTCGGTTTAGCCCCCTCGTTTGAACATTGCAAACAAATCTGCGAAGCAGGAAATTTTCTAAAACTCGAAAAACTTCAACAAATTCATTTTCGGATATTCGCAGTTGCTTCCATTCATCATAGCAATTCAATAGAAATGGATAGACAGTTGCAACTTCTAATCGATTGATTCGTATTAAATGCTTTCTGATTTTTAAATTACTTTCTCTTTCTGGAGATAGCAGTCGAGAATAATAGTCGGCAAACTTATATAGATCTTGTAAATGTGATAATGCATCACTCTGGCTAATTTTTTCCTTAAGTTGAAAGTAGATGTCACTTTGTTTAACATCAATTCCATGTTTAGTTAGATAATGTCGAATATATTCCGTTAAATTTTCTCCAAGCAAATCTTGCATTGGTTGCCAATATTTTGTATAGATTGAATCCTGCTGCTCTATATGAATTCGCATAAAGAAATAGTTGCGAATCAAATCGGCTTGAGTCAAAGCTCTTCCCTTGGCGTTTAAGCTTTCAAACACAAGATAGGGATCATCATTAGCACTAAGAACAACACTAACAATGGAGAGACTACTACAGATGATTTTCTGAAGTTGTTGCAAATCAATATTGAATTGCTTGATTTTCTTAAAGAAAAACGAATAACATTCAAGGATTGAGCTATTTATAATTAGCTCATCACCTTGAATCAATTTATGGAATATTTCTCGGTCAACTTGTGTTGGTTGCAGTTTAAAGTAATCTACGCCATCTTCGTGAAGATTAGTTAAAATAGCATCAATTTTTGCCGATAATTTACTTTCCTCTGAGCGCATTGCATGATCTCGCAAAGCACAAAGCAAAATGAAAATAGTTGTTAATCTTTGTTGTCCATCAATGAGTAAGTATTTACTCACTCCTTCAGGTATGGAATTAGTAGGCATCGTCACGATCGAACCCATAAAATGAGTTCGTGGGGTTTCCAACTCACATAAGTCTATAAGATCATCCCAAAGCATTTGCCATTCTGATTTCTTCCAGCTATAGGGACGCTGAAACAAAGGTACAACATACTGTTTAGTTCCCTCAATAATTTGTTGTAACTTTGTTTCTGATGCCTGCATAAATCTCTACCCCTAAGTTTTTATCTTTAAATCAATTGCATGAAAAGCTTGAGGAATCCTAAAATATCATACATATAATATAAATTATCACTAAATGAAATATACAATTACACTGCAATGGTCTGATGAAGATAAATGCTTTGTTGTTTTCTTGCCAGACTTTACCAACATCAACCAACCTTGCACTCATGGCAAAACCTATTCAGAAGCACTGCAAAATGCTAAGGAACTGATCGAAATTCTAATAGAGCTTGCGATCGAAAAGAATGAACCATTACCGAAGTATAAACCATATTACTATGGCAAAATCTCAGAATGATTAATTGGGAAATTGCTCATGTGAAGGCGATCTCCTAAACTAAGATTTAAGCTTGATAAATATTACAAATAGAACTTAGCCAGACTTTACTGAATATTAACTAAATGATAAAACCTCTATTGATTGTTGGAAGTGATACGGGTGTGGGCAAGACTGTATTAACGGCGGCTTTGGCAGCCTATTGGTTGACCTATCGCGATCGCAATGTATCTCCAACCGAACCTAGTAAATCTCTTGGTATTTATAAGCCTTTGCAATCAGGAGAAGGAGATCGCGAGTTCTATAACCAGACTTTCTCGCTTTCACAAACCCTTGAAGAAATTACGCCCTTGTATTTTGAAACGCCGATCGCACCTGCGATCGCGGCTCACAAAGAAGGGAAACCCATTGATTTAGGATTGATTTGGCAGCAGTTCCAAAAATTGCAACAACAAAAGGAATGTTTATTAGTTGAATCTATGGGTGGTTTAGGCTCGCCAATTACGGATGAGTATATCGTGGCGGATTTGGCGCGAGATTGGGCTTTGGAGGCAATTTTAGTTGTGCCTGTGCGCTTGGGCGCTATCTCTCAAGCGATCGCAAATGTGGCTTTGGCAAATATGCAAAAGGTGAAGCTAAGGGGAATTGTGCTGAGCTGTTCTCAAGTTTATACGACCGAAGAGGTTGAGGAACTTGCACCGCCGCAGATGATTTCGCGACTCACTTCTATTCCTGTTTTGGGGATTTTGCCTTATGTCAAGGATTTGCATGATATTTCGCAACTTGCTCTTGCCGCTTCAGAGTTAGATATAGAAAGAATTCTGATTTAGTAAAGTCCGATTTAGTAAAGGCGATCGCATAGTGAGGTGCGTTACTAATGATATAAATGAGGCTATGTATGATCGCCTTACTTCTATAGCTTTTCTTAAGCAAATTTCTGCCGATCCCCAAAATCATGATCGCAGCGAAATTGTCGTGCCTTTGGGCGATCGCTCGATTACTTTGGGGCGCGATCCTATTTGTGAAGTGGCGATCGATATCAATATTTATGGCTCAGTGTCGCGCCGCCATGCTGAGATTCGTCCAATCTTTGTAAGACAAAAGTTTGAGGGTTGGGAAATTTGTGATCTTGACAGCGCCAATGGCACATTTATTAATGATCGCCGTTTATATAGTTGCTATCCACTCAAGCATGGCGATCGGATTCAGTTAACTAAAGATGGCCCCCAATTTGTTTTTGAACAAGAGGCTAGTCCAGAAACAACTTTAGAAACTAATTATAATCTGCGTCCGCGATCGCAGATTACAAGCATCACACTGACTAAGCTATTACCGATTTTCTCAAAGGGTAATGATCTTTGGGAAAAAGCCTATCTCCTCCCAGGAATTTTAACGGTGTTTTTTGTGGTGATGATGTTTGCTTTTTTGGGGCAACCGCAATTATTTAATCTAACGATTTCTGTATATATCAGCCTTGCAGCCTATTATTTCGTCTATCAGCTTTGTGGAAAGAATAAGCCTTGGTGGGTGATTTTAGGTTCGGCGATATTTACGGCTGCGATTCTCAGAAGTCCGATTTTAAATATTTTTCTCTGGTTCTTTTATAAGGTCTTACCAGGAACTGCACCGACGGGGCAGGTAAGCTTTATAAATGTTTTGATTGCGATGTTTTTTGGGGCGGGCTTAATGGAGGAGTTGCTCAAGGCTTTGCCAGTATTTGCGCTCTGGTTTATGGGTTTGCGATTGGGAAAGAAATGGCGATCGCGTTTTGGTATTAGTGAGCCATTGGATGGAATTTTGATTGGCGCGGCTTCGGCAGTGGGTTTTACATTGACGGAAACTCTGGGGCTATATGTACCGAGTATTGTTCAAAGTATTAGTCAAACAGGTAGTTCAGAAATTGCCGAGCTTACGGGGTTGCAATTGTTGATTCCTCGTGTGCTTGGCTCAGTGGCGGGACATATGGCATATAGCGGTTATTTCGGCTATTTCATTGGTCTGAGCATCATGAAGCCTTCTCTCCGCTGGCAAATTCTCACGATTGGATATCTCAGTTCGGCTTTGCTTCATGCCCTTTGGAATACGAGTGCCCTAGTAAGTTTTTGGCTTTTGGCAATAGTGGGAGGTCTTTCCTATGCATTTCTAGTAGCTGCAATTCTCAAAGCCCATAGTTTTTCTTCAAAGGTATAGTGAGATTAACTGTTAAAGTTGGAAAAATTCATATATGAATAATCTAGCCGACATCAAAGAAAGAATTGCGCTTGATGGATTTGCGGTAATTGATAATATTTTTAAAGACGAAGAAATAGATAAATTATTTCAAGTCATTTCACAGATTGATAGCTCTAAGCCAACTTTTCGTAAAAATAGTGATTTATTTGCAATAAGACAATTTTTTAAAGAAGTACCTGCATCAGTTGATATAGTTTTTAATGACAAACTCAACTCAGTAATTTCAGGGATATTTGGGAATGAATTTTTTGTTGTAAAGTCTATATACTTTGATAAACCTGAGGGCTCAAATTGGTTTGTATCATACCATCAGGACTTGACGATTTCAGTAGATAAAAAGATTGATATTGAAGGATTTAAGTCATGGACAATCAAACAAAATCAGTTTTCTGTTCAACCGCCAATAGCAATATTAAAAGACAATTTCACAATTCGTATTCATCTTGATGATACAAATGAAGAAAATGGAGCTTTAAAAGTTATCCCAAAATCACATAACAAAGGCATTTGCAGACCTGAGAGCATTGATTGGACAACTCAATCTGAAAATGTTTGTAGGCTTAAAAAAGGTGGTATCATGCTCATGAAGCCATTACTTCTACATTCATCTAGTAAAACGACAAATAAGAATAAACGTCGAGTTATCCATATAGAATTTAGTAGAAGTTCTTTACCAAACCGCTTGAATTGGTCAGAGCTTATGATAGTCCAAGCTTCAGCAAAATCTACAGAATTAGATAAGATACCTAAAGAGACGGAAACTCAGCACTTTGTTTTTCCGAACAGCTATTCATGGAAAGAATTTAAGACACTTTCTGCTTTAATCGGTGATTCACGTAATATCCATCTTAATTATCTTGACGGCACTATCGAGATTATGACCACATCTGCTGCCCATGAAATCATCGTGCATTTACTCGCGATGTTATTGGGGATTTACTTTGCAGAAAAGGATATCGATTTTATTCCTACGGGTAGCGCAACGTTGGAGTCAGAGACCAAGGGAGCAAGCGTTGAGCCAGATCTATCTTTTTGTTTTGGAAATAAATTAGGCGATCGCGATTTGGCAATTGAGGTGATTTTCACGAGTGGCAATGTGACGAAGTTAGAACGTTATCGCCGCTTTAATACAAAGGAAGTTTGGTTTTGGGAAGATGGTAAGTTTTCGATCTATCGATTACGCGAGGATGGCTATGAGACAATCGCACAAAGTGAATGTTTGCCTAATCTCGATTTGGCTTTGCTTGCCCGTTGTTTATTGATGGCTGAACCAAAATCTGCACTCAAAGCATTTCAGCAAGCACTATAGACGGTATTGTCGATAGATCTCACTAGCAGCTCGATGCAAGAGGGAATGTCGATAAACTAGCGATCGCATGTCTTCGCAATAACCACCACCGATCACGCAGCCAACGGGAAAACCTTGAGAAATACAAGTACTCAAAACCTGCATGTCGCGCCGAAATATACCTGCATCTGTGAGAGCCAATTTGCCAAGACGATCGCCTATATGTGGATCTACTCCTGCATCGTAAAGCACTAAGTCGGGCTGAAATTCGGTTAATAAATCTGGTAAATAATTAGCAAGAGTGCGTAAATATTCATCATCTTCCATTCCTTCGCGCAGAGGTACATCGCGATCGCTAATTTGTTTAATCGATGGAAAATTAATCTGGCAGTGCATTGAGAAGGTAAACACATTTGGCTCATCCTGAAAAATAAGAGCCGTGCCATCGCCTTGATGGACATCCAGATCCACGATCAGGATTTTTTTAACCAGTCCTTCTTTTAGCAATACTCGCGAGGCGATCGCAAGATCATTAAATATACAAAATCCTGAACCATAGCTAGGGAAAGCATGATGCGTTCCTCCTGCTGTATTGCAAGCTAAGCCGTGTGCTAAGGCTAGCCGCGCAGTTAATAATGTGCCGCCCACTGCGATTCTGGTGCGATAGGCAAGCTCTGGACTCCAAGGTAATCCGATCCTGCGCTGAGCTTTAGGATCGAGATTCCCAGTCCAATATGCGTCAACATATTCGCTATCATGTACTAAGGCGATCGCCTCTAAATCTGGTAACTCTGGTGTAAAAAACTGCTCTAATCGCGCTACCCCATCGACTATCAGCATCTCATGGAGCAAGCGAAATTTTTCCATCGGGAATCGATTGGTATTAGCGATCGGCGCGACATAATTGGGATGATAGATCAGTGGTAAATCCATAGTTTTTACCAAAAAAGAACCGTGCAATGCACGGTTCTTTCTTCTAAACTTTTGCTAACTGCTTACTCTTAATCACTTCCGCCGCACACATCTTGCCTGAAAGTGTTGCGCCTTCCATACTATCGATATAGTCCTGCATAGTGTAGCTACCTGCTAAAAAGAAATTCTTTACAGGTGTAGCCTGATCGGGACGGAAGGGATCTTGCCCTGGAGCTTCACGATATAGTGACTGCGCCAGTTTAACTACACTTGACCAAGTGACGTTCAGCTTATTTGAGGAAGGGAAAATCTCATGGACTTGAGCAATCATCTTCTCAACGATCGCTTCATTGCTGAGCTTAATGTAATCATCCGCAGGGGTAATTACGACTTGCAATAACGAACCTTCTCCTTCTTTGTAATAGTCAGTGGGGCTAGTAATCGCCAGATCAGCAAAGGTGGAGAAATCTACTTTAATGGCATAGAGGAGATTATCAATATCTGTTACCCAGCCATCAAAGCGAAGTTGTACCGTAATTACAGGCACCGCATCCAGCTTATAGATATTGTCAAACTGCGACCAAACTCGCCATTTTTCAGGGATGATTCTCTTTACTCCAGGTACGTCAGTGGCACAGATATACACATCAGCCGTCACAATTTCTTCGCCGTCTTCCTTGCCAATGATCAATCCTGTAACGCGAGTATCTTCACCTTCTCCCTCAAAGAGAACTTCGCGCACACCACGACGCAAATGGATTTTGCCGCCTTTTGCTTCAATATGCTTAACGAGGGGCTTATGCAAGAAATCGTTGGGTGAACCTTCGAGCATTCTCAAAATCGAAGCTTCGGTTCTCGATGCAAAAAACTGGAAAATGGTGAGCATACATCTAGCGGAAATATTTTCGCAGTCGATGAAGCCTAAACCGTAGGCGATCGCATCCCACATCAGATCAAGGCTCGCTTGAGATCCACCCATGCCCAAAAACCAATCTTTGAAGCTGATATTATCAAGGGCGCGGATTTCTTTCATCGCACCAACATGATCGACTAAGCCGCGAATCAATGGACTCCGCCCGATCGCGATCGCATTTTGGATTTTGTCCTTCAGTGGTAATTGTCCTGTGGTGACAAATGCCTTCAGCCCATGAAAGGGTGCGCCGCCAAAGTTACGAAAATCAAGGGCTGCTTGTTTACCACCTGGATTTACGAAAATATGGGTATGTTCCTTGAGGCGGAGATGCTCGAATGCACCTGTTTTTTTCATGAGGGCAAACAGGTTGTAATAGCAGCCAAAAAATACATGCAAGCCCATCTCGATATGGTTGCCGTCTTTGTCCCGCCAACTGCTGACTTTGCCACCCACAAAGGGGCGGGATTCAAAAAGTTCTACTTCATAGCCTTGCTCGCTGAGTTCGACTGCCGCACTCATACCCGCCAAGCCTGCACCAATAATCGCTGCTTTCATGTCTTGTTTGCTGGATCTTTACTGTCATTATGTTTGCTTAACATATTGTAATCTTGTTTGGCTCTATGGGGGGTAGTAGCAAGACAAACGAATATTCAATGATTGTGACGGACAACCAATCTTCTAAGGCACTGGGCAGTTAACCCATGAGAGAAGAAAAGCCCCATAAGTGAGAGCAGCGAATTTGAATATAAAGTTGTGTTTAATAAAATCGATCCCGATTTATCTAACAGCAATTGCGGCATAAATAATAATCTCATTTTTTGCTGCGAGGCATACAGCCAAGCGTTCACCATTGCCTTGAGAACTATGCAACCAAATCCCTACATCTAAGCTGGAAAGCAAAACAATCTCGCCCAATTTAATTAATGGCATCAAGCATCATAGTCTTTATGTTCGACAGGAATTTGAATGATAAACTCTGTTCCCTCGCCGAGGACAGAACAGCATTCCAACTTACCACCATGTTTCTTAGTAACAATCTGATAGCTAATCGACAAGCCTATGCCAGTTCCCTTACCGACAGCTTTCGTGGTAAAAAACGGATCAAAAATGCAGTGGCGAACTGATTCAGGCATCCCTGTTCCATTATCAGATATCATGATTTTTACCCACTTTGAATCAATTATTGAAGTCCTGATGATAATTTTGCTAGGATTTTCTTTTATCTCCTGATCAGTGAGTTTGCTATTGGATTCTTCCAGAGCATCAATGGCATTTGTCAAGATATTCATAAACACCTGATTGATTGGTCCCGGATAGCACTTCACTTGCGGTAGAACGTCAAATTCACAAACGACTTGAATCTCGGGAAAGCCTGCTCTCTCTTTTAAGCGATGCTGCAAAATCAACAATGTACTGTTAATGCCTTCGTGCAGATCAACTGCTTTGAGTTCAGCTTCATCTAGTCGGGAGAAGTTGCGGAGTGATAGGACTATCTGGCGAATGCGCTCGCTACCCAATTTCATGGAATCCAGAATTTTGGGTAGATCGGCTTTAAGGAACTCTATATCCAACTCTTCTACCTGAGCTCGAATTTCGCTTACTGGATTAGGATAGTGCTTCTGGTAGAGATGCACAAAATCAAGTAAGTTAGTGGAATATTCCTTTAAATGGGTTAGGTTACCGTGGATGAAGTTGACAGGATTGTTGATTTCATGTGCTATCCCTGCGACCATTTTCCCCAAAGCAGACATCTTTTCGCTTTGCACCATCTGAAGATGAGTCCTTTGTTGTTCTTCTAAAAGTTGTTGAACAGTGCGAATTAATTGGTTAAAAGCATCGGCAAGTGCCCCAATCTCATCATCTTGCAAGATAGTCGCTTGTAACTCAAAGTTAGAATCTTTAGTAGCTCGTTTGGCAACACTGGTAAGAACTTCAATGGGTTTAGTAATCATTTTGCTCGTCAAAAATGCAAAAATAATGGCAGTCAAAACAGATATCCCAATACTCACAACCACAATTTTCAGGGCAATGTCGTTCGCTTGTTCGGACAACTTTTCT
This window of the Pseudanabaena sp. BC1403 genome carries:
- a CDS encoding NAD(P)H-quinone oxidoreductase subunit 4 is translated as MLSLENFPWLTFIIAFPIVMSLVVAFVPDKGDGKTIRWFALVVGLIDFAAIAYAFCTKYDYSNPNLQLVESYAWVPQLGLNWSVGVDGLSMPLVLLTGFITTLAVLASWPVTLKPRLFYFLLLSMYGAQIAVFAVQDMLLFFLTWELELIPVYLLLSIWGGYKRLYAATKFILYTAIGSLFILVAGLAMAFYGDTVTFDMAALAHKNYPLTFQLLAYGAFLISYGVKLPIFPLHTWLPDAHGEATAPVHMLLAGILLKMGGYALMRMNAGMLPEAHAYFAPILVILGIVNIIYAALTSFAQRSLKRKIAYSSISHMGFVLIGLASFTDLGTSGAMLQMISHGLIGASLFFLVGATYDRTHTLILDEMGGVGQQMPKIFAMFTTCSLASLALPGMSGFVAEVMIFVGFATSDAYSGTFKVIALLLMAVGVILTPVYLLSMLREIFYGKENTELTSHQNLVDAEPREVFIITCLLIPIIGIGFYPKIVTQIYDSTTTQLATTLRNAVPALANKRDNKRLASLQAQAAPSLSK
- the trpE gene encoding anthranilate synthase component I — translated: MIFPEYSDFIELAKQGNFVPVYMELVADLDTPVSAWYRVCQGQPYSFLLESVEGGERLGRYSLLGCDPLWVLEARGDRTTQTFRDGTMKEFVGNPFQHLNNCLASIKPVHLPELPPSLGGLFGYWGYELINWIEPKVPVYSCHEGDTPDGVWMQVDSLLVFDQVKRKIWAIAYADLSNGESPETAYKSACDRLKVLVDKLRSPLDRQKTAITWTNPRLQPPVSYTSNVTREKFCKAVEQGKEHIKAGDVFQVVLSQRLTTEFKGEPFSLYRSLRVVNPSPYMAFFNFKDWQLIGSSPEIMVKAEVIDGISRTVLRPIAGTRPRGATPAEDAELAKDLLADPKEVAEHVMLVDLGRNDLGRVCKSGTVKVDELMSIELYSHVMHIVSNVVGEIRPEKTAWDLLQACFPAGTVSGAPKIRAMDIIHNLEGDRRGTYAGAYGYYDFEGQLNTAITIRTMVTKDGTASVQAGAGVVADSDPEKEYQETLNKAKGMLESLRCLG
- a CDS encoding DUF262 domain-containing protein codes for the protein MQASETKLQQIIEGTKQYVVPLFQRPYSWKKSEWQMLWDDLIDLCELETPRTHFMGSIVTMPTNSIPEGVSKYLLIDGQQRLTTIFILLCALRDHAMRSEESKLSAKIDAILTNLHEDGVDYFKLQPTQVDREIFHKLIQGDELIINSSILECYSFFFKKIKQFNIDLQQLQKIICSSLSIVSVVLSANDDPYLVFESLNAKGRALTQADLIRNYFFMRIHIEQQDSIYTKYWQPMQDLLGENLTEYIRHYLTKHGIDVKQSDIYFQLKEKISQSDALSHLQDLYKFADYYSRLLSPERESNLKIRKHLIRINRLEVATVYPFLLNCYDEWKQLRISENEFVEVFRVLENFLLRRFVCNVQTRGLNRIFALLYSQVAKEVDIASDSFVERVKIVLQTKDYPKDAEFRERLLDVKMYGSNRTEKAKLILESLEESFRHREQVSFDNLTIEHIMPQTLSDVWKDRLGQDWQITYDLFIHTIGNLTLTAYNGELSNSDFLTKKKEYQNSHLELNSYFQNLNTWRREDIEFRAEKLADSIINIWQYFGDDSLQQDKKSYITGSTPKLLRMFGEEYSVKSWREVLETTLNLLADLEPEHFKEIMEQFPRLLAWEQTTFRSPRQLKNGVYFESNFSAKNIYSLCHRAIETAGLSIQDWYVETMKL
- a CDS encoding type II toxin-antitoxin system HicB family antitoxin, producing the protein MKYTITLQWSDEDKCFVVFLPDFTNINQPCTHGKTYSEALQNAKELIEILIELAIEKNEPLPKYKPYYYGKISE
- the bioD gene encoding dethiobiotin synthase, whose translation is MIKPLLIVGSDTGVGKTVLTAALAAYWLTYRDRNVSPTEPSKSLGIYKPLQSGEGDREFYNQTFSLSQTLEEITPLYFETPIAPAIAAHKEGKPIDLGLIWQQFQKLQQQKECLLVESMGGLGSPITDEYIVADLARDWALEAILVVPVRLGAISQAIANVALANMQKVKLRGIVLSCSQVYTTEEVEELAPPQMISRLTSIPVLGILPYVKDLHDISQLALAASELDIERILI